The DNA sequence GGCACCCTGAAGCTGGGTAAACTGATCGCGTTTTATGATGATAACGGCATCTCCATCGACGGCCATATCGAAGGGTGGTTCACCGATGATACGGCGGCGCGTTTTGAATCTTACGGCTGGCATGTGGTGCGTGGCGTTGATGGCCACGATGCGGCGTCGATTCAACGTGCTATCGAAGAAGCGAAAAGTGTAAGCGATAAGCCGTCACTGCTGTTGTGTAAAACCACCATTGGCTTCGGTTCACCGAATAAAGCGGGCACGCATGACTCCCACGGTGCGCCGTTGGGCGATGCTGAAGTGGCCGCCACGCGTGAACAGTTGGGCTGGAAATACGGCCCGTTTGACATCCCGGCTGATATCTATGCCGCCTGGGATGCCCGCGAAGCAGGGCAGAGCAAAGAAGCGGCCTGGCAGCAGGCGTTTAACGCTTACGCCAGCGCTTATCCAGAGCTTGCCGCTGAGTTCAGCCGTCGCGTGAGCGGCGAATTGCCGATTAACTGGCAGGAAGAATCCACTCAGTTCATCGAGCAGCTACAGGCCAATCCGGCCAAAATCGCCAGCCGTAAAGCTTCGCAGAATGCGCTGGAAGCCTATGGCAAATTGCTGCCGGAGTTCCTGGGTGGGTCTGCTGACCTTGCACCGAGCAACCTGACGATTTGGTCTGGTTCCAAAGCCGTGAATGAAGATGCCGCAGGCAACTACATTCACTACGGTGTCCGTGAATTTGGCATGACGGCGATTGCCAACGGTATCTCGCTGCACGGTGGTTTTGTTCCTTATACCGCGACGTTCCTGATGTTCGTTGAATATGCCCGTAATGCGGTGCGTATGGCGGCGCTGATGAAAGTGCGCAGTATCTATGTTTACACCCATGACTCGATTGGTCTTGGCGAAGATGGCCCGACCCATCAACCGGTTGAGCAACTGGCAAGCCTGCGCGTCACGCCGAACATGAGCACCTGGCGTCCGGCGGATCAGGTAGAAACCGCCGTAGCCTGGAAATATGCCATTGAACGTAAAGACGGCCCGACGGCGCTGATTCTCTCTCGTCAGAATCTGGCACAGCAGGATCGTAGCGCGCAGCAACTGGCGGATGTGGCGAAAGGGGCCTACGTGCTCAAAGACAGCGACGGCCAGCCGCAGCTGATTCTTATTGCTACCGGTTCTGAAGTGGAACTGGCGGTGGCTGCCTGGCAGCAACTGACGGCTGACGGCATTAAGGCTCGTGTGGTGTCTATGCCGTCTACCGATGCGTTTGATAAACAGGATAAAGCTTACCGTGAGGCGGTGTTGCCTGCGGCGGTCAGTGCGCGTGTTGCCATTGAGGCCGGTATTGCTGATTACTGGTACAAATACGTTGGCCTGAATG is a window from the Dickeya lacustris genome containing:
- the tkt gene encoding transketolase, coding for MSSRKELANAIRALSMDGVQKAKSGHPGAPMGMADIAEVLWRDHLNHNPANPNWANRDRFVLSNGHASMLIYSLLHLTGYDLPIDELKNFRQLHSKTPGHPEVGYTAGVETTTGPLGQGIANAVGMAIAERTLAAQFNRPGHDIVDHHTYVFLGDGCMMEGISHEACSLAGTLKLGKLIAFYDDNGISIDGHIEGWFTDDTAARFESYGWHVVRGVDGHDAASIQRAIEEAKSVSDKPSLLLCKTTIGFGSPNKAGTHDSHGAPLGDAEVAATREQLGWKYGPFDIPADIYAAWDAREAGQSKEAAWQQAFNAYASAYPELAAEFSRRVSGELPINWQEESTQFIEQLQANPAKIASRKASQNALEAYGKLLPEFLGGSADLAPSNLTIWSGSKAVNEDAAGNYIHYGVREFGMTAIANGISLHGGFVPYTATFLMFVEYARNAVRMAALMKVRSIYVYTHDSIGLGEDGPTHQPVEQLASLRVTPNMSTWRPADQVETAVAWKYAIERKDGPTALILSRQNLAQQDRSAQQLADVAKGAYVLKDSDGQPQLILIATGSEVELAVAAWQQLTADGIKARVVSMPSTDAFDKQDKAYREAVLPAAVSARVAIEAGIADYWYKYVGLNGAIVGMEGFGESAPAEKLFEIFGFTTDNVVAKAKALLK